The nucleotide window ATACTGGCTACGAGTTTTTGATGTGCCTAGCTGCATGCTTTTTGCAGTTATGTGGTGGTAAATCTTCAGAGGGGGTGTTTGTTGGTGCTTTCCTGTCTATGTCATCTACTGCAGTGGTAAAATTCTAATCATAGGTGTTCTTAATTCTGTTTTTATATCTTGTTGTATGTTTGACAGGTCAAAACTGGTAATTTTTTAACTAGTTTCTAGTGTTTATATCATTGCGTTGAAGCTTGTTCTCTTTGACTGTTTTGCCAGATGATCCTTTCTGTTTTTATACTTCTCATTCTGTTTATAGTTTCAGTTATCACGTCTATTTTAATCTTTGTGTTCTGTTTGCTGCATCCACAAGTTTGTTCTTTTAGCAGTATAATTATTCTTAAGGAGCAAAGAGTGCTTGTAGCATATGCTTAATGAAGACTTTAGGCCTCTAGGATCAACGTCCTACTGTAAACATGGTTGTTGTGTCTGATTTTGGTTCTTCTTTAAACATACTTCAGAGTAAAATTTCTGAAACAATGGAATTAAAAATGGGTGGAAGTAACTTTAGTACCCTTTATTTTGGCACTTTTAGTAATGAGGACATGTACTTTCTTTTGTTGCAATTGAGTACAGGAACTTTATTGCCGTTAGCATTTTAAGGACAAGGGGCTAATGGCGTTAAGTATTGCTAATGTGGTGTTGCTAACGTCATCATCATGTCTGACGTGGCATTCTGATGTGACGACATGTATGATGTGACACTGATGTCAGCACCAcgtcaacaattttttttttatatcattattCATTTTGTGACTTAAGTGCATAGTTGAAAGTACGTCTTGaattacaaaaagaaaaaaagaaaaaagcttTAAGCTCTAAATGCTAAAAGCGTGAAAATTTCGAAGGTACTTGAAAAATTTTATGCCATGTCTCCCTTTCCCTCTTTATCTCACTGTGTCTCCTTCTTTCTCTCATTGTGTCTCCTTCTCTCTCCATATCTCTCTCTCCCCCCCCACCCCCCAATTTCTCTCGCTCTCTTTCCTTATTTTTTcatatactttaaaaattttcctGCTTTCAGCATTTAGGACTTGAACTTTATTTTTTTGGCAATTCAGGACATGTAGTTTCATCTTTTGTTCTTAAGTCACACAATGAATAATGGCATAAAAGTTGTTAATGTGGCATTGACATCAACATTCCATGTTAGCGCTATGTCATATATGGTGCCACATTAGCATGCCATGTCATCgccatttaaaaaataaatgccCTTGTGTTCACTTAGTTGTCTCTTGAACCTATTATAGGTAGCATATATCTTTTTATTCTAGCTATATTGTTCAATGCTGCTTTGCTAATTTTTATGTGTAGAATTCAAACTttttttatagttaaatattgTTTCCCTTGGTTACAGGTTTTGAAATTTTTGATGGAGAAGAATAGTATTAATACCCTTTATGGTCAAGTTACTATTGGCACCCTTATCTTGCAGGTATTCTTTCGCTTACTCATCAAATGTGTGTTAAAAGATGCTATGTTACTGCTATATCATATTTGAATAGttgagaaaaattaaaagaaaacatttcacttataatatttattttgataatgATATATTTCGTGTAGACATTTGCTATTAATTATGATCTTTATGCCCTGCCAGGATTGTGCAGTTGGTCTGCTGTTTGCTTTGCTTCCTATTCTTGGTGGCACTTCTGGTGTTCTTCAAGGAGTCATGTCCATGACTAAATCGTAAGAATCTAAACAACTTATCTGTTTATGCATTTGATATCAACAATTTTCACAACTTAAACATCAACCCTTCCTGTCCTTGGTTTctgaattgtattttatttttttggtctTTAGTTGATGAAATATGTTGATAGGAGAATATGCACTATGAAGATTCAAGATATGTAGATAGAATGTCTTGAAAAAGAACATTTAGGCATGCTGATGCTATTAACAATATTTGCAGGATCTTCAAGGTTATGCAACTGCAGAATTCAAATTAAACATTTGCGCATGTGTATTGTACATTAATTGATGTATTAACCATCAGATTCATTTTCTCCTATTCATGTGCAACATGTCTATATTTCAGGTTGGTGCTGCTAGGAACATTTTTGGCTATCTTAACAATATTGTCTCGTACTTGTGTGCCATGGTTTCTGAAGCTTATGATAAGCCTATCATCACAGGCAAAAACCTAAACCTTTTGCTTTAATATTATACTTTATGATGGAGACCAACTGAATGAGGTTCTATTTTGTGCAGACTAATGAACTTTATCAATTGGCATCAGTGGCATTCTGCTTACTTGTTGCTTGGGTTAGCCTCATTTCCTTATTCTTCTTTTGTTGTTATTAATGCATTTTTAATGCAATCCAATTTATGTTCAGAAGTAACAGACTGATTTATTCATTTTTTCTgtgtagttattttgatatttagTTTCTCAAGAagtaaggaaaaagaaaaaaaaaggaaaaaggaaaacatTTTTCAGTGATCCTATTTGTATGTCTTGTCTACCATTGCTCCTGCCGTCTTCAACTAGACACGTGCACATGTATGCAACATGCATATGATAGATTGATTTTGCATTTCAGTGTAGTGATAAGCTGGGTCTGAGCCTTGAACTGGGATCTTTTGCTGCTGGAGTTATGATATCAACAACTGATCTTGCTCAGCATACACTTGAACAAGTAAGTCTTCTATTTATTTGGTTTCAGATGTTGCACAGTAATTGTAACcttctcttttaatttcttttaaaagctTTCTTAAGAAGGAATGAAAGAAAAGAGATTATAACATGGAGGATAAGATGTCTTCCTATCCTAATCAATAGATGGACAAAGCAACACAAAATACACACAGAATAATTTTTGTTgccttgattttatttttcctgtTCATACTGAATTTTTCGGCCCTCACACACAGAAGTCTCATTTGTTTGCTCTCTTATGGAGTTAATTTCCTTTTAGGTTGAACCCATTCGCAACTTCTTTGCGGCTCTCTTTCTTGCCAGCATTGGGATGCTAATACATGTTCATTTCCTATGGAATCATGTTGATATTTTACTGGCAGCTGTAATATTGGTGATTATCATTAAAACCATTGTAGTTGCGACTGTTGTCAAGGGTTTTCGATACAACAATAAAACATCACTTCTTGTAAGATTTGAGGAACTACTAGCttgtttttatatttattttcaccATTTTATATGCTCCATTGACAGAGAGGCCTTAGGTTTATTCACACGTGTAGGTTGGAATGTCTCTGGCTCAAATTGGGGAATTTGCTTTTGTTCTCTTAAGTCGTGCTTCTAATCTTCATCTAGTCGAGGTTAGTACTTCCATTttgagcttttttttttcttacataGTGTTAGCGCATTCATCCTAAACTAATGGCTAGTTTTCTCATGATATTTTGTGTTTATGCATCGCTCTTTCATTTGGTGCATTTATGTTGGGCCTATTCATTTTGTGGAAAATTTTGTGAGCTCCTGTGCAAAGTAACACAGACAATTCTGTTAGAAATTCAACTCCATAATTTGGGTTTGATATAAACCAGAACATGATTTTATGTTGATTGTACTCTTTTTCCAGATATTCTGATATTTAACTCTCTTCTCTCTGTGTCTCTCATCAGTGTAAAACCAACTAGACTTGCTGTAAACCCAAATAATTGCACTTGACTGTTAGGCATATTCACTCTCTGTGGTATCTTTTTTTATCATTTCAACTGAAGTTTGTTGTGGCTCTTACAGGGTAAATTGTATTTACTGCTTCTTGGAACAACAGCTTTGAGTTTGGTAAGTATGCACCTTGCTATATGTTCTCAGCGAGGCAGAGATACAATGTGAAGAGGGAAATTGTGGAAACTGTAGTGAAACTAAACATTTATTGATGCTTTGCCCATATGGTACTGCAATGTTTAAAATTGCCACTTTAGCAACTTCCATATTCTTGAGAATGCAATAGAGAAATAGAATCTGAATTTGCTTAGTGTTAAAAGATGCATTAAGTTAATAAGCCTGTAGATGTGAGATGTCACAGAATTGGTGAACATGAATAGTTTTATATTATTGAGTTTGTGTAGCAGCCATGTATTTGCCAAATCATGTATGTTGAGAGTTTGAACTCTTCTCATTTCTTACTAAGTAATGTTACAGGTGACCACGCCATTGCTTTTCAAGTTGATTCCTGCTGTCATACATCTCGGGGTACTATTGCGGTGGTTCCCCCTTGATAGTCCGATAGAGGTAATTATCTGCTTTTATACATACATGGATACATTTGTGCATTCAAGCAAATGTGTAAATATCTATGGTTCACACTAGAGAAACGATTTGCATATCCAGTGAGAGCAAGTGTTTtgaggtgttttttttttttttttatttttaaatatggtTTCTCCTTCCAGATTGGGTATAAAGGAGATAGCTTTCGCGCAGACAGTGCTAAGCGTAATACTTTGATGGTCCAAGGCTCTCATGATTCATGATATTAACTAGAACATGAATCATGCAAATTTCAGCATTTACCTGATGGGCTTCCTATACTCTGGAGGACAGGTGCTTAAGAGTGCAAAGGAGGTTGACTGAGTGAACTATTCTTTTACGATTGCAAAGCTCTTAATGCAGCTGAGCGTTAACATATATTCTGACCAATGCGAGCAGATGATCATGCCAATTGAGATCAAGAAATCAAGAGCTCTGTAGATATGCTTCATATGCCAACATACTTCAAATTTTTTATTCAGGTCATCTCTCTACTCTCCAACATGACCTTTTTTGTGTAAAATATCCATTTTTGTAATATGATTTCGTTCCATGTTCTCCTCccacatcctctctctctctttttttttttcttttttttttttttacaataattAGTTGATTTTCTTAGTTTTTCCGTTTtgatttttccctttttttcaaGTAAAAATCCAGGGTATTTAGTGAACTTTGGGATTTGCGAGTTCGCAATTTGTATTTCAAGTAAAAATCCACACCATGTAAACAGGATTTTATCACTTAATATTTGTTTATGGTATATAGCAATATAATGTGTTGATTTGATACCACTTTCtggtttgaaatttggattttcccTATGTCTAGAGCTTTTTAGGTACGGTGACTCCTACTGTCTTGGTTGATAGTGTCactttttattacaaatttttttatattgcatttttttacattttattatccattttatgtattttattatttatttagtttttatttttatataatgacctttataattcatacatttttgtatttattcatttatttttcaataatcaGCATGGCATTATTCTCTAAAACTACACCAAACATTTGGGATCTCATTAAATACGTAACATCAGTGTAAAGATGATGTCCCTGCAAGACTTGGGTGTGTGTCTCCCCTGCTGTGTACTCTTTTTTGTGGGTGCTGTTGAGTAAACCCATGGTAGGGATGTTAACGGGTCGAGTTTTTGTGGGTACTTTTGGGCATTATATAATTGGGTTCGGGACGTGTTCGGGTTTGAAAAATAATATCCATGACGGGTTCGGATCGGGTTCGGGTTTTATATGTTGAGTATCCGTTACCTGAACTCATttacataaatacttaattaaatataaaatatatatttttataataatatttataaatttttatatattttatttcatataaaatagaatttaaatattttatgaaattattaaatttttaaaatataaattattaattaaaataaatttttatacaaaatattaatCAAAATATGTAAAGTTAAATgggtttggatttttttttttttaatgataattGGGTTTGGGACGAGTTCTGGTagttaagaataaattttaaacaGGTTTGAGACGACTTCAGATTTTGATCATATTAATCGTGTTTGAGTTCGGAAAGAGTGATTTTCGAGAGTATCCTATCTGTTGCCATCCTACATGACAATGGTTGAAAAGTTGTTATTTTAGcggatttattattaattataaagtgAAATTGCTACATATGGATACAAGTGAATAAATTAAATGCAAAATGTTAATAATAAAATAGTGAATGAAATGAAAATTCTGTAATAAAATCTTTCAGAAACAATTTTGCCTTTATGAGATGGGATAAGGGTTATTATTTGgggtgacaaaatttacagttaaCAGTGTAACGAACCACTTTAACAGGATAGAGAAATTAAAGAGGTAAATGCATTCATAATTTGATTGAACAGAAAGAGGTTTTAGTTATTGGAAATGAGGAGAAATTTTAAGTCATGCATATGCATAACTAACTTTGTCTTCCCGGACGAAATTGGTGTTTGGAATTGAAAATAAGAAATAGATTGACCTTATCATTTGTTATTAATTAGACTTAAATTTTCTTGTATGAACAAGcaataaaataggaaaaaaaaaaacccttagaAAAAGTCAGCTGACATTCATTAATGGAGTCCTGGGCAATATTTTAACCATTTCAATATGCTTGCGATAAGTCAATTCTTAATTCCAATTGTCATTTGGATGATTATATTGACGTTTAAACcagttattttttattatttttaaaaaatattttcctctTTAGTTTCCTTGAATGAAATATGAAATTGAAGCATAAACATTAGCAATTTAATTTTTCTGAGTTTGACGAGAAGAGCTCAAACCAGTTTTTTTAAAACTGCTGCTATGAGTGAAGGTTCTACTTCACGCTTTTAGAGAATAATTAGGTTTAGAATAGAATTAGGATGATATTATGGCAATCCCATCTGACTTATTTCAGAATGTTAAATAAGGATTATATTTAGGATTATTATTCGTTTCCTCAAATGACTTTTAAGTTAATAATTAAGTGGGTGGATATAATAATACCCTTGAACTAaactttattaaatatttattagtttAACATTAGtattgatttattattattattattattattattattattattattattattattattattattattattattattattatttgggtAGTGGTTGGATTTTCAAGTAGTGTTTGGCAGGGTCAAAACTATGAAAATTGCATATGTTGATTTGATAAATTTGCTCATGAAATATAAACCACAACTCCATTGTCCAAATAAGAAATAAAGAGGTTGTTGAGGAATAATAAATTGGCAACTTTTTTTTGATGGTTACAGTTAATGGTGTATTCCCTTTGCCTGCATGGTAGTTCAGATGTCACCATAAATCATGAGCATATAGGAAAAACTTTTGTATGTctgatttattatgaatttaaaatataattatatgtgatttatatatttaataagtagattttatcatatattttatgtttttaatttaCTATAAACTAAATTTAGACCCAAAAAAATCACttataaaaattatgaaattgatatttttattctcaattttataaaaattgtttaCTGATgaagaattatataattttatcctataaaataactaaaattttaatacaattttagtttataaaatCACTTGTTAatttttataaagttaattaagATATTAGAGTGTTTGATTCTAAAATTGAAGGAATTAAAgtgtattattatttaatatcaaATATGTTTCTCAAAAAATTACAtcaatatcaaaattattattattatttaatattttttggtCCAATAAAAAGGACAGGCTAAACCATTTAACACATAAAATACCTAGAGATTTTTGAGTTGGTTGATCCATTTTGCGAGTCCTGAAATAGATAATTTGTTTTTATTGTTGTTGCTTTTGGATTTTCTCTTCAATAATAGCCCTTAGACTCCCTGCATTTCCTTTTCAAGCAAGACATCAAACCAACAACATTTACTCTCAATTATTAGATTTCTCAATTGTTAGAGGAGTAATCTAATAatcaaaatgttccttatttccAAATTAATTAGCTTAGTTATATGAATTATTTTTTGTCTTTTCACTTATTAAtatctaaaatttataaatcttttttatatttttttctttgtatCATCTTAGACCTTCATttactcttttttattttttttttactattaaaaAGACATTTAATTCTCTGTGTTTTACAAAAAGCCATATTTGGCTTGCTAAATTGTTAATAGCTAATGCTATATATTTATGCATaggttttataataataataataataataataataataataataataataataataataataagagtgTGATGGTTGCCTAACAAGAGTCGTCCTTCTTGCTGCTTGATAGATTCCAAGCTAAACAGCAAAATCCAATAATTAACTAAAGGACTGTTCCTTCTCCACTATTTTGCTTatagtaagagtgagtgttattCGATTTGAACTGAATAAATTGAATTTAACTACCTTAATTaagtaatttgatttgattttttatgtatttttattcagtttgattttaatttttagatttttcatttattttgattcgactttagagagaaaaaaaattgattaaattgaaCCAAACTGAAATCCTATTAAAACACAGTCATTTTAATTATTAGGGTTATATATGAGTCTCCTTTTCTTTGTTTGCCACCTAACCTCCTCCTTTAATCTTTTCTCCTCACTTCTTCTTCGCTCAATCCACGAAAACATCACCTCAAATCAAAATCCCTACCTCCTTTATTCCTTTCTGCTCATCTCTTCTTCTCCATCTTGTGTCTCTTCTCCATCCTCCAATCATCTCGTCAGTTGTTTGTCAGAGGATTTCTTGCATGTCTTCCTGTTAACGAAGACAATCCCTCAAATCGATTGCCATTGAAGCGTTTTGTAAAATTAAGAATTTCGGTTCCCTTAGTGGTTTGGTTCTCTCAATTTGATTTTCTTagtggttcgattcaatttgtaaaattaagaatttcagttaatttaatatgAATGGTTCAATTCGATTTTAATTGAATGTTCACCCTAACTTGTGGGCAAATTTCTTATTAATGAAACACTTTATGAAAATCATTCAGGTTTTTGTATTTATGTATTATGTAGTGCTCTTACAAATTAATGCTACTCActatttttaatttcttcttttgcCTAACCTTCATTTATTAATAAAGCTTGTCTACAATGACTTGCATTTTTACCTCCCAGTCACTCCAAATTCCTTCTATATCAGGTAATCTTCTTTAGGTCACAAAGTTGAAAATGGAAActaaaatttggagtcattgtaTATAGGATTAGCATAAAAGAGTTTAGCTTAATTCAATGATTAAAAGCATATCACTTGATATAATACAGTCAGGTTAGAGTccccgaaaaaaaaaaaagatttatttatttattttgattaattaattaaaagagtgTGAGCAACAAATGAATGTACAATTTCTCTTCAAACTCATAACAAGTAAAAGATAAATTAGATATATCTAGGCGTGAAAAGAAACAAAGTTCTATCCTCCACAACATATACATGTATATGAGACTATATCAAAATGAATATATAGTGTAGAAGGGATGATTCAGAGATATATTCAAATTATTTGACACCTCATTGATAGCAACAGCATGTATATAAGACATGCTAGTTGGGTGAAAGGTCACTTTACCTTAAAAGTGACCATAACTGAGACAATTATGTTCAAGTATTCAGGCACACAAAGACAGATATCATGAGTATATCAATCAAATTTACTGCCGGTAGAAACcctgtgaatttttttttttcctgttttTACTTTTTTCTTTGATAAAACACAATATCTCCTAACCTGATGCCAGAGAGGTCTCTTATGAGGTAAAGCACACTTAGCGAACTagtgaagattttttttttttatttacaaggATTAAGCTCTTAACAGATACAGAGTTCTTTACAACTCTTATAAatttcgttaattttttttttgaattaccTGGCTATtatctgttttttttttaaaatatctgTACTATATACTATACataaaccaataggaaataaaagaaacaaaaacatGTGCAATTACTGTTGTAGGGGTCCCCATCTCCTCCTCCAATTGTTCTCTAACCTTTTTCCAAATGGTTCCCTAAAAAAGCTTAAAAAGCATGGAGATGTGCCAAGTTTCTAGTCACCCATTTTTTCAAAACATAGATTCAATAAGGACTTTTCATATGATATAATTTAGCCATGTGTAGTGGCTAGCTACATGACAGAAACACACCAGTCCAAGGTTCTTTTTAATGCTTCAGaacttgaaaaagcttgaaatatATGGATTAAGGTTTAAAGGGTCAAAATTTAAGAAACCATTAATCCAAGTTTCAGAAACATAAAGGGCctattttttgttttttattttttatttttttggaaaatttttatttttatttttcattaaaaaaagaaaatataaaaagtgttcacttataataataaaaaataattttttataactaaaaatataaatcattataaaatatattcaaagccttaattttttaaaaaaaattttaatatgtatttttcATTTGTAATAATATGATTACTTTTTTatcataataataaatattttattaaataattatttaattttaattatgaaaagttattgttatttttcatttaaaaacaactaaaaaatatattttttatgaaggaaaattctaaattttaattaattaaattttaaaaatttaaaaattagtattttatttaaaaaattgatacatgtaaatacaaaattttactttttcaattttctaacTACTCAATTTCACAAGTGAACATgcttaaaatttccaactaggaAATTGGAAGTCAAGGACGTGCATGGTTTCACATACCATATTGCGATGACTGCTTGTATATTATATAGGTCAAGCTTGATGATTTCTATATCTTCTGGTCCAGTTCGAAGAATCTCATCATGAAAATTTTGACTTCAAAAAGTCAGAAAATCTTAATTTGTTATGAAAGATCCTTATGATAGAAATGGTGAAAATCAATTCTAGAAGTATATAGTTAGATGAATTATGGCTAATAAGAAAAATAGCTAGAGCTTATTAATTAAtcatgtatgtgtgtgtgtgtgtgtgtgtgtgtgtgtgtgtgtgagagagagagagagagagagagagagagagagagagagaggctatGTGATTGTGGGCTTTGTTGGCTACTTGTATGCCTAACTTTTGTCCTTCCAACTTTGGGCGATCGATCCATCTTTTCCATAGAAATTTGTAGGACCCCAATTCCAGATTTATGATTTTGTTCACTGGGATGCCATTAGAATGGTCCCATAAGGCCATGTTTCGACAAAAATTGGGGCCTGAGCTGTCTGTATCTATAACTATTTATTCAGCTACCCTCAATTATttatgctgctgctgctgctgctgcttttGCTGAGTGACCCCCATATGATTTTCATGCCAAAAGAAAAATACAGTTTCTTGATGAACAGATTTGCTGCTTGGCATGAAGCAAGCTATATAGGATATGAAGGGAAAGGAATGAACTGAAGCTATTCAAGAAGCAgaaaaaacaataatatatagcAATGGAAACCCCACTTTTATTTTGTTTGTTAGTACTGTTATTACACTACTTTATCAAGTACAATTTTAATTAGATTTAACTGGTAATAATTAAGAATAATAAAACAGAGAAGTGGTTAGGTAATTTATTTATGCAGAAAATGTCCTGTACAAGTAGAAATGGAGATGAGAAAGATTACATTCTTCTGGTTTATGATTATGTTAATGGATTCTTGCACAtttctatatatatatcattCATTTAGATGATGAACTCATTTACATCTTTAATACCTGCAAATTAACAGATCTGCTTAttgccgactccaaatttttgggataaaggcttatttgacaaaaaataatgataattaTAACAAAAGAGAACTTTTGGATGTATTAATTCCTCTGTTAACACATGATGACTACACcggaaattaatatataatactaACAGTGATGTCATATATATAGATATAAAGCTCCACTATCAGCATGGATATTAGTCAATTAATTAGCTAGCTATGTAGCTCTTATGGAGATGAGGAACGGACTTGGGGAAGGTTTATTCCCTTCCAGAGGAGTTGGACCAGCAAGAGTGAGCTCCAGATCAGCAGATGATACATTTGAAGATGTTGGTTTTGATCTGTTTGAAGGTTTTGGCAGAGGTATGGAATGGTGGCATGAAACTAATTGAGGATGGTCAATTTCTTGGTTATTAATATCAGAATGGTTAAGGCCTACCAGAGGGGAAGCCAGAAAAGTGTCATTTTGTATTGCATATTGAGAGCTATTTGGCTTCAAATATTGATCATGACTCAGAACATGATCATCACTTAGCTTGGAGTTGCAAGTATAATTAGCTTGATGGCTGCTTCCAACCTACAAATACAAAAATCCATCAGAACATTAATAATCCATGATCAAGAGATATAGCTGCAGATGATCAGATATGCATGGGTATTCGTACCATGTCGAAGAGACTCGAACGCCGCTTCTTCTTGTTTAGGCTAGCAAGGCGAAGAAAATACTTCTGAGCATGACTAGCAACTTGGGTTGGAGTTCTTGAAGTCACATAGTTTCTGGAGATGCCTCTCCAGTCTCCTTTTCCAAGCCTCTCAAGGCCAATTAGAAATGCTCGGTGCTCCTCTTCTGTCCATGGAACTCCTATACATAATCAtccaatatttataaatattttttccttttaatGAATATAAAGAATTTATGTAGAGAAGATGAAATACAAAAGCTGTTGTGATCAAATCATCAAACTGAAGTGAATTTTGCTATTTTTCTGTATAGTCTTAGATAAGAATAGTCGAGAAATAATTGGCCTAGAAAATGTGGTAGCAAGAACTCACAAAAATTAATAGTACCCTTATTAACGAGGAAAAATAATTCATATAGCCGACTCAAATTAGACGAGTTGAGTTGCATCGATACAGAGaactgatttaaaaaaaaaaaaaaaaaccctgaaTACGCTCCAAGTTATTTTAGAAACCAAAGAAAGAAAACAATTTTTGCTAATTTGCTGAGAACATTAGACAGAAATCATTTATGGATAGAGGGGATGGATATATATACACACTGAAAACATACCCTTCTTTCTTTCCTGGATTG belongs to Hevea brasiliensis isolate MT/VB/25A 57/8 chromosome 4, ASM3005281v1, whole genome shotgun sequence and includes:
- the LOC110639624 gene encoding K(+) efflux antiporter 6-like isoform X2, which codes for MRLVLALLFISALFLSLSVTESDSAMEMNATTKSNATRSRSSEDSFADMIDRALEKEFNETDQNESTDPGSFNNSVAGQQAILETVARVKSKKNDTKEEKSFQFHDVFNLDNENRAEDMPTLIDRKDNVFIISNPKSKYPVLQLDLRLISDLVVVIVSATCGGIAFACTGQPVITGYLLAGSIIGPGGLSFVSEMVQVETVAQFGVIFLLFALGLEFSTTKLRVVRAVAVLGGLLQIFLFMCLCGITVSLCGGKSSEGVFVGAFLSMSSTAVVLKFLMEKNSINTLYGQVTIGTLILQDCAVGLLFALLPILGGTSGVLQGVMSMTKSLVLLGTFLAILTILSRTCVPWFLKLMISLSSQTNELYQLASVAFCLLVAWCSDKLGLSLELGSFAAGVMISTTDLAQHTLEQVEPIRNFFAALFLASIGMLIHVHFLWNHVDILLAAVILVIIIKTIVVATVVKGFRYNNKTSLLVGMSLAQIGEFAFVLLSRASNLHLVEGKLYLLLLGTTALSLVTTPLLFKLIPAVIHLGVLLRWFPLDSPIEVLKSAKEVD
- the LOC110639624 gene encoding K(+) efflux antiporter 4-like isoform X1, with product MRLVLALLFISALFLSLSVTESDSAMEMNATTKSNATRSRSSEDSFADMIDRALEKEFNETDQNESTDPGSFNNSVAGQQAILETVARVKSKKNDTKEEKSFQFHDVFNLDNENRAEDMPTLIDRKDNVFIISNPKSKYPVLQLDLRLISDLVVVIVSATCGGIAFACTGQPVITGYLLAGSIIGPGGLSFVSEMVQVETVAQFGVIFLLFALGLEFSTTKLRVVRAVAVLGGLLQIFLFMCLCGITVSLCGGKSSEGVFVGAFLSMSSTAVVLKFLMEKNSINTLYGQVTIGTLILQDCAVGLLFALLPILGGTSGVLQGVMSMTKSLVLLGTFLAILTILSRTCVPWFLKLMISLSSQTNELYQLASVAFCLLVAWCSDKLGLSLELGSFAAGVMISTTDLAQHTLEQVEPIRNFFAALFLASIGMLIHVHFLWNHVDILLAAVILVIIIKTIVVATVVKGFRYNNKTSLLVGMSLAQIGEFAFVLLSRASNLHLVEGKLYLLLLGTTALSLVTTPLLFKLIPAVIHLGVLLRWFPLDSPIEIGYKGDSFRADSAKRNTLMVQGSHDS
- the LOC110639606 gene encoding transcription factor MYBS3-like gives rise to the protein MGRKCSHCGNIGHNSRTCTNFRRTVVGGLRLFGVQLDLSSSSFAMKKSFSMECLSSSSPSSSLCSSRVSVDDNPDRTSTDYLSDGLIGPIQERKKGVPWTEEEHRAFLIGLERLGKGDWRGISRNYVTSRTPTQVASHAQKYFLRLASLNKKKRRSSLFDMVGSSHQANYTCNSKLSDDHVLSHDQYLKPNSSQYAIQNDTFLASPLVGLNHSDINNQEIDHPQLVSCHHSIPLPKPSNRSKPTSSNVSSADLELTLAGPTPLEGNKPSPSPFLISIRAT